The proteins below are encoded in one region of Oreochromis niloticus isolate F11D_XX linkage group LG6, O_niloticus_UMD_NMBU, whole genome shotgun sequence:
- the fam161a gene encoding protein FAM161A has protein sequence MANAHRKNVLVTSCLKTPVDPHTKAPLASYERERVLPCTVTGHVDNRDYEKEMEYEDSGSDYCDEDCTGKGGPFLINNYRAAGDRLDLSQIFFSNEEYYSKLEELKKAHLHTMAELESMYRQKLQLNSMEPLDMTVMDGSHRLPWVNATATASHCHLRKSHSAVELRWVSGHSDSSDEDQTASNNVEKGLLFSPKEHIKNMWKDFKLSPYHAHLSSSSLRSLTSDQNKPQKRTGHKKQRNKDGEREHRKDRVTVPKPFQMTLREAERRKRGIKTRSEIELENIELLRQLEELAECQRKFRASPVPAHIHLPLYDELQERNEKRRQAMREREEQHLRTIQKPFSFLERERLKKEQRQLRHLQPSDQEKVKPFKAKPVPKSVYIAASGEQMKEEQLYRSIKIQMRAQEMLHNASMPPSMLTRRLSERKNRKDIKAGVGGGDGFSHRPKINKEVPDFNASYRRFQKHLEKRKEIKPTTVCESFELRTSQISSHRERILTDIEKEQTSPRTLRWPYISPGPTRTPNSSLCSSLSGSLEVLPAKVTDATKKRHEAVRKVLQQRKNAEEEEERWRERQRQREKRLQGLVLKRAQANDPHLALSQTHPNKLKEFRRQDLQRRKEYKQEIKEMQERVKGRPLLLEQVAQRNAKQAADKHYTNTLHGCDLTEEFISSKAGKLGSSPKLSPSTESKQSDLEEADLGYEPVHYRKVFLDDDVDDPAKKEGGRADEESDEVLSNYQDSHHTEEHCLGDDCHYSDESYQYSDDHENYSEDTEHAADTKEQEAED, from the exons atgGCAAATGCCCACCGGAAAAACGTTTTGGTTACTTCATGTTTGAAAACGCCGGTAGACCCGCACACCAAAGCGCCGTTAGCTTCGTATGAACGTGAGAGAGTCCTGCCGTGCACGGTTACAGGTCACGTTGACAACCGGGACTACGAGAAAGAG ATGGAGTATGAGGACTCAGGCTCTGATTACTGTGACGAGGACTGCACTGGGAAAGGAGGCCCTTTCCTGATAAACAACTACAGAGCAGCAGGAGATCGCCTCGACCTCAGTCAAATCTTCTTCTCCAATGAGGAGTACTACAGCAAGCTGGAGGAACTAAAGAAGGCCCACCTGCACACCATGGCTGAGCTGGAGAGCATGTATCGCCAAAAGCTGCAGCTCAACTCCATGGAGCCATTAGATATGACAGTGATGGATGGAAGCCACAG actgcCGTGGGTTAATGCTACTGCTACAGCTTCACACTGTCATTTGAGGAAGTCTCACTCTGCTGTTGAACTCAGATGGGTCTCTGGGCATTCAGACTCCTCAGATGAAGATCAAACTGCCAGCAACAATGTGGAGAAAGGCCTGCTGTTTTCCCCCAAAGAGCACATCAAGAATATGTGGAAGGACTTTAAGCTGTCCCCTTATCATGCCCACCTGTCCTCCTCTTCGTTGCGCAGCCTAACAAGTGACCAAAATAAACCACAAAAGAGAACAGGACACAAGAAACAGAGGAATAAAGATGGAGAGCGGGAGCACCGGAAAGATAGAGTAACCGTCCCAAAACCTTTCCAGATGACGCTACGTGAGGCTGAGCGGCGAAAGCGAGGCATAAAGACACGCTCAGAGATTGAACTGGAAAACATAGAGCTGCTACGGCAACTGGAAGAACTGGCAGAGTGTCAGAGGAAGTTCCGTGCCAGCCCCGTACCTGCACACATTCACCTCCCACTTTATGATGAGCTACAAGAGCGCAACGAGAAACGACGGCAAGCCATGCGAGAGCGAGAAGAGCAGCATCTCCGGACCATACAGAAGCCATTCAGCTTCCTAGAGCGGGAGCGGCTAAAGAAGGAGCAGAGACAACTACGTCACCTGCAACCATCTGATCAGGAGAAAGTGAAACCCTTCAAGGCCAAGCCTGTACCAAAGTCTGTCTACATAGCAGCATCAGGGGAGCAGATGAAAGAGGAGCAGCTGTATCGGTCTATCAAGATACAGATGAGGGCTCAGGAGATGCTTCACAATGCTTCCATGCCTCCGAGCATGCTCACACGACGGCTCAGTGAACGGAAGAATCGTAAAGATATCAAAGCTGGAGTCGGGGGGGGTGACGGCTTTTCACACAGGCCGAAGATAAACAAAGAGGTACCAGATTTCAATGCCAGTTATAGGCGCTTCCAGAAGCATCTGGAGAAACGAAAAGAGATAAAGCCTACGACTGTGTGTGAATCATTTGAGCTGAGGACATCGCAGATATCCTCACACCGGGAACGGATCCTGACTGATATTGAGAAGGAACAGACTAGCCCTCGAACACTGCGCTGGCCATACATCAGCCCTGGGCCAACCCGGACGCCAAACTCAAGCCTCTGTTCATCCCTCTCAGGTAGCCTGGAGGTCCTCCCTGCCAAAGTAACAGATGCCACAAAAAAGCGCCATGAGGCCGTGAG GAAGGTGCTGCAGCAGAGGAAGAacgctgaggaggaggaggagcggtGGAGGGAAAGGCAGAGGCAAAGGGAGAAGAGGCTGCAGGGGCTAGTTCTGAAACGTGCTCAGGCCAATGACCCCCACCTAGCTCTTTCTCAGACCCATCCAAACAAGCTCAAAGAGTTCAG GAGACAGGATCTTCAGCGCAGGAAGGAATACAAGCAGGAGATCAAAGAAATGCAGGAGAGAGTGAAGGGAAGGCCACTGTTGTTGGAGCAAGTTGCACAG AGGAATGCCAAACAGGCTGCAGATAAACACTACACCAACACCCTGCATGGATGTGATTTGACAGAGGAGTTTATCAGCAGTAAAGCAGGCAAATTAGGATCTTCACCCAAATTGTCTCCATCCACTGAGAGCAAGCAGAG TGACCTTGAGGAAGCAGACCTGGGTTATGAACCAGTTCACTATAGGAAAGTCTTCCTGGATGATGATGTGGATGATCCAGCCAAGAAGGAGGGAGGAAGAGCAGACGAGGAGAGTGACGAGGTCTTGTCAAATTACCAAGACAGTCACCACACAGAGGAGCATTGTCTTGGGGATGATTGCCATTATTCTGATGAAAGTTACCAATACTCAGATGATCACGAGAATTACTCAGAAGACACTGAACATGCTGCTGACACTAAGGAGCAGGAGGCAGAGGACTGA
- the cct4 gene encoding T-complex protein 1 subunit delta, translated as MPEAMAAPKASNGGKNKGGAYVDRDKPAQIRYSNISAAKAVADAIRTSLGPKGMDKMIQDEKGDVTITNDGATILKQMQVLHPAAKMLVELSKAQDIEAGDGTTSVVVIAGALLDACSKLLQKGIHPTIISESFQKAVDKGVEVLTGMSQPVQLSDRETLLNSATTSLCSKVVSQYSNLLAPMSVDAVMRVIDPATATSVDLQDIKIIKKLGGTIDDCELIDGLVLTQRVANTGVTRVEKAKIGLIQFCLSPPKTDMDNQIVVSDYAQMDRVLREERAYILNLVKQIKKAGCNVLLIQKSILRDALSDLALHFLNKMKIMVVKEIEREDIEFICKTIGTKPIAHIDHFTPEMLGTAELAEEVNLDGSGKLVKITGCTSPGKTVSIVVRGSNKLVIEEAERSIHDALCVIRCLVKKRALIAGGGAPEIELAVRLAEYSRTLAGMEAYCVRAYADALEVIPSTLAENAGLNPISTVTELRNRHAQGDKMAGINVRKGGISNILEELVVQPLLVSISALTLATETVRSILKIDDVVNTR; from the exons ATGCCTGAAGCGATGGCGGCACCGAAGGCTTCCAACGGAGGCAAAAACAAAGGAGGGGCGTATGTGGACCGCGACAAACCGGCCCAGATTCGCTATAGTAACATTTCTGCTGCCAAAG CTGTTGCAGATGCCATCAGAACAAGCCTGGGCCCCAAAGGCATGGACAAGATG ATCCAGGATGAGAAGGGTGATGTAACCATTACCAATGATGGGGCCACCATCCTGAAGCAGATGCAGGTGCTCCACCCCGCTGCCAAAATG CTGGTGGAACTGTCCAAAGCCCAAGATATTGAGGCTGGTGATGGCACCACCTCTGTGGTGGTGATAGCTGGAGCGCTGCTGGATGCCTGCTCCAAGCTGCTGCAGAAAG GTATCCACCCCACTATCATTTCGGAGTCGTTCCAAAAGGCAGTCGATAAGGGCGTGGAGGTGCTAACGGGCATGAGCCAGCCAGTGCAGCTGAGTGACCGTGAGACACTGCTCAACAGTGCCACCACGTCACTGTGCTCCAAGGTGGTGTCACAGTATTCAAACCTGCTGGCACCCATGAGTGTGGATGCTGTTATGCGAGTCATTGACCCAGCCACAGCCACTAGTGTCGACCTACAGGACATCAAAATCATCAAGAAGCTTGG aGGCACCATTGATGACTGTGAGCTGATAGACGGCCTTGTGCTGACCCAGAGAGTTGCCAACACTGGTGTGACCCGAGTGGAAAAGGCCAAAATTGGCCTTATTCAGTTCTGTCTGTCCCCTCCCAAGACTGAT ATGGACAACCAGATCGTGGTGTCAGACTACGCCCAAATGGACCGCGTGCTGCGGGAGGAGCGTGCTTACATCCTCAACTTGGTAAAACAGATTAAGAAGGCTGGCTGCAACGTGCTGCTCATCCAGAAATCCATCCTCAG AGATGCTCTTAGTGACCTCGCCCTGCACTTCCTCAACAAAATGAAGATCATGGTGGTGAAGGAGATTGAGAGAGAGGATATTGAGTTCATTTGCAAG ACTATTGGCACCAAGCCCATAGCCCACATCGACCACTTCACTCCAGAGATGCTTGGCACTGCAGAGCTAGCAGAGGAAGTCAATCTGGATGGGTCCGGCAAACTAGTCAAG ATCACAGGCTGCACAAGCCCTGGGAAGACAGTGAGCATTGTGGTGCGCGGCTCCAACAAGCTTGTGATTGAGGAGGCAGAGCGCTCCATCCATGATGCTCTGTGTGTCATCCGCTGCCTGGTCAAGAAGAG GGCTCTCATTGCTGGAGGTGGTGCTCCAGAGATTGAGCTGGCTGTGCGTCTGGCAGAGTACTCGCGCACACTGGCTGGCATGGAGGCCTATTGTGTGCGGGCGTACGCTGATGCCCTGGAGGTGATCCCATCGACGCTTGCCGAGAATGCTGGCCTGAACCCCATCTCCACTGTGACGGAGCTCCGTAACAGACACGCACAGGGAGACAAGATGGCTGGCATCAATGTTCGCAAG GGAGGGATCTCCAACATCCTTGAGGAACTGGTGGTGCAGCCTTTACTGGTCTCCATCAGTGCACTGACACTGGCCACTGAGACGGTCCGTAGCATCCTGAAGATTGATGATGTG GTGAACACCCGATAG